The Shewanella sp. MTB7 genome includes a window with the following:
- a CDS encoding flavocytochrome c — translation MIKKTIIASAILALTVGCTVQDSGKTVTSEGAAFGKHGEIKVQTATKYGQLIDINILEQKENKVLAASVYTEMKDAMINQNTTEVDAISGATVTSNAFKEAVESSLAAAGVTLIAGLAANNDSAKDIIDTEQAFDVVVIGSGGAGLSAAITAKNAGASVVIIEKMPTVGGNSLITGGQMNVPGNWVQKSMGIEDNIDIFVKDTLKGGDYLGDPEMVQLMAEQALPAAEWLRDYIKVDFYSDQLFQFGGHSVKRGLIPRNHTGAEWISKFMAKTDELQIPIHTRTTATALIKDQNGRVIGVEAEKNGQKITYIADRGVIMATGGFGANVAMRTKYAPELDSRYGTTNARGIMGDGIVMAEKLNAKTHNMESIQTYPICHTDTGVISLIADSRFFGAILVNKEGSRFVEELERRDVISRAILAQTNQQAYVLWGSEIEEIADTVTVHKNEFEELNRKGMMFKADSVEELASKFGVDKKALMAQVNRVNQFAKAGKDTEFNHRGGMKPLLKAPFYMLVAKPSVHHTMGGLMTDTKTRVLDTQGKVIDGLYAAGEVTGMTHGSNRLGGNAITDITVFGRIAGKEAAAAL, via the coding sequence GTGATTAAGAAAACAATAATTGCAAGTGCTATCTTGGCACTGACAGTGGGCTGTACTGTACAAGATTCAGGAAAAACCGTAACCAGTGAAGGTGCAGCGTTTGGTAAGCATGGCGAAATAAAAGTGCAAACCGCGACTAAATATGGTCAATTGATTGATATTAATATTTTAGAGCAAAAGGAGAATAAGGTATTAGCGGCTTCAGTTTATACTGAAATGAAAGACGCTATGATTAACCAAAATACCACTGAAGTTGATGCTATTAGTGGGGCAACTGTAACAAGTAACGCATTTAAAGAAGCTGTTGAGAGTTCTCTTGCTGCAGCCGGAGTCACTTTAATCGCTGGATTGGCTGCAAACAATGATAGTGCTAAAGATATTATTGATACTGAACAAGCATTCGACGTGGTTGTTATCGGCTCCGGTGGTGCGGGTTTAAGCGCTGCGATCACGGCAAAAAATGCAGGGGCTTCGGTTGTTATTATCGAAAAAATGCCAACTGTGGGTGGTAATAGCCTCATTACTGGTGGCCAGATGAATGTACCAGGTAACTGGGTCCAGAAATCAATGGGTATTGAAGATAACATCGATATCTTTGTAAAAGATACACTTAAGGGCGGAGATTACTTAGGCGATCCAGAAATGGTTCAGCTAATGGCGGAGCAAGCTTTACCTGCTGCAGAATGGTTACGTGATTACATTAAAGTTGATTTCTATTCAGACCAGCTTTTCCAATTTGGTGGACATAGTGTGAAACGCGGCTTGATCCCTAGAAACCACACAGGCGCTGAATGGATCAGTAAGTTCATGGCAAAAACGGATGAACTACAGATCCCTATTCATACTCGTACCACTGCGACAGCTTTAATTAAAGATCAAAATGGTCGCGTGATTGGTGTTGAAGCAGAAAAAAATGGCCAGAAGATTACTTATATTGCTGACCGCGGCGTAATTATGGCGACGGGTGGCTTTGGCGCTAACGTTGCAATGCGAACTAAGTATGCTCCTGAGTTAGATAGCCGTTACGGCACGACTAACGCTCGTGGCATCATGGGGGACGGTATTGTGATGGCTGAGAAACTAAATGCCAAGACGCATAATATGGAATCAATCCAGACTTACCCTATCTGTCATACCGACACGGGGGTGATCTCTCTTATTGCTGATTCTCGTTTCTTTGGCGCTATCCTTGTAAATAAAGAAGGTAGTCGTTTCGTTGAAGAGCTTGAGCGTCGTGATGTTATCAGCCGTGCAATTTTGGCACAAACTAACCAACAGGCTTATGTGTTGTGGGGGAGTGAAATTGAAGAAATTGCTGATACTGTAACAGTACATAAGAATGAGTTCGAGGAACTAAACCGCAAAGGCATGATGTTCAAAGCTGACTCAGTTGAAGAACTGGCAAGTAAGTTTGGTGTTGATAAAAAGGCATTAATGGCTCAAGTAAATCGTGTTAATCAGTTTGCGAAGGCGGGTAAAGATACAGAGTTCAATCACCGCGGTGGTATGAAGCCACTACTAAAAGCACCTTTTTATATGTTAGTGGCTAAACCATCTGTTCACCATACTATGGGTGGCTTGATGACTGACACGAAAACTCGCGTATTGGATACACAAGGTAAAGTTATCGACGGTTTATATGCCGCAGGTGAAGTGACTGGTATGACTCATGGCTCTAACCGCCTAGGTGGTAATGCGATTACCGATATCACAGTATTTGGCCGCATCGCAGGTAAAGAAGCTGCAGCGGCGCTATAA
- a CDS encoding CPBP family intramembrane glutamic endopeptidase: protein MSIDPAIWIWGALAIAVVTAFYHKSKATVIFVAIALISALSQQRLSIVGFTSVLIGFAIAYQTQKQTGWLRYAGLTFVMLWSLALFLHFIPGFDNLKVLDNVYASSHSTSFTMYLNLDKPLAFFGLLLAYPALLGTSKKMNTRAIIATIIPLFVLLPIAAILGALKPELSVPSWLWLFMLNNLLFTCVAEEAFFRGIVQQGVSQRFGWIFGLAVASCLFGLAHFAGGTLLVIFAGLAGIGYGLIFHLTGRLWAAVLVHFLFNLAHLLFFTYPMLER from the coding sequence ATGTCAATTGATCCAGCCATATGGATTTGGGGGGCGCTAGCTATTGCTGTCGTTACTGCTTTTTACCATAAGTCTAAAGCAACTGTTATATTTGTTGCTATAGCTCTAATCAGTGCCTTATCTCAACAAAGGTTATCAATTGTAGGTTTTACCAGTGTATTGATAGGCTTTGCTATTGCTTATCAAACTCAAAAACAGACAGGTTGGTTACGTTATGCCGGCTTAACTTTTGTAATGCTCTGGTCTTTGGCATTATTCCTTCACTTTATACCTGGATTTGATAACCTAAAAGTACTGGATAATGTTTACGCCAGTAGCCATAGCACTTCCTTCACTATGTACTTAAATCTTGATAAACCACTTGCATTTTTTGGACTGTTACTCGCCTATCCTGCCTTACTAGGTACAAGCAAAAAAATGAATACACGGGCCATCATCGCCACGATTATTCCATTATTTGTCTTATTACCCATCGCAGCCATACTCGGCGCACTAAAACCTGAATTATCGGTCCCTAGTTGGTTGTGGCTATTTATGCTAAACAATTTGCTTTTTACTTGTGTTGCAGAAGAAGCATTCTTTAGAGGGATTGTTCAACAAGGAGTTAGTCAGCGTTTTGGCTGGATTTTTGGGCTTGCTGTTGCCAGTTGCCTATTCGGTCTAGCTCACTTTGCTGGAGGCACATTATTAGTAATATTTGCAGGGTTAGCAGGTATTGGATATGGGCTTATTTTTCATTTAACCGGTCGCCTATGGGCTGCTGTACTTGTGCACTTCTTATTTAACCTCGCACACTTATTATTCTTCACCTATCCAATGTTGGAAAGATAA
- a CDS encoding TcfC E-set like domain-containing protein, producing the protein MNKKILLILVVMSQSSFPQALAGKINGSPLALNKSVVSALTDNNRYTNIKLSKQLNTQLNSISLLTTSSNKVGNYNRLLAFKPRIINVIIVGSEETIKPLTIDAEVSFYAAVINDTQTVYNHFIHAGLSPEGAQRIADELHVGVTHSESCMGERSECKLPNDQLRFVNDYYGKTLRVFIPTSLFTQQSYEPRFLNSNATNQIVSNIYANYDNSFTESYFANLNNYIGIGRGYARVDARINQYEPKLTRAEYIYDFDRYTATIGLSESLDSQSLASQSSLLSGGEFTGVSLAKTNNLLVNTQREQQIIFYSPSSGLLEVLRNGEVLYQQFVNAGRGQINYAVLPVGSYNVDVVIKDNDTVVYNSKEFIYNLNLKNSQAFSPYARVGSFSQNESNFTLFEAGASWPITNHINMIANGYLLDNRAGYSLGANYQYENFSSRLKFSMTDNAYQTEFDVNYGYLNFRLTDNRGFNDTTTDNNQVNEAIGLRDGLMGNLSLNYPISSTLSIYGNGFYSTSPLQDNAVYSGSIGLNYQHSSAISGSVSYEASNNNNQFAINISIPFTSFLNSNTSVRVSKHNDIQTSLNYNDKINDNLALSMSSSARYIDSSEHHLNKTFTAALTNNTDYYSGSVRYNTYDGQSGYGVNFSTTQFINSRGLFYSNNQYSKSAIYIDNRLNKVGDIGNINLYNVEQQYYSQHDIDTDKMIYLDGYDQYKVKYQFDKPNQYFMGASLDEQATVDLLPGKVMIIDVDITSSSQLTVIAPTYKGSMQCRGEACLSTSEIKTGVYKMTVKPNMPFDVIIGEQRCWQGALKVDTNRAVICGGQS; encoded by the coding sequence GTGAATAAAAAAATATTACTCATTTTAGTGGTTATGAGTCAATCTTCATTTCCTCAAGCATTAGCAGGTAAAATAAATGGGAGTCCGCTAGCATTAAACAAGAGTGTAGTTTCAGCATTGACCGATAATAATAGATATACAAATATAAAATTAAGTAAACAGTTAAATACTCAATTAAACTCCATTAGCTTATTAACCACCTCCTCGAATAAAGTAGGCAATTATAATAGATTATTGGCCTTTAAACCGCGCATCATTAACGTCATTATCGTCGGCAGTGAAGAGACCATTAAGCCGTTAACGATTGATGCCGAAGTGTCGTTTTATGCAGCCGTAATTAATGATACTCAAACAGTATACAATCACTTTATTCATGCTGGATTATCACCAGAGGGTGCGCAGCGTATTGCAGATGAATTGCACGTGGGCGTCACGCACAGCGAGAGCTGCATGGGTGAACGCAGTGAGTGTAAACTGCCCAATGACCAATTACGATTTGTTAATGACTATTATGGTAAAACCTTGCGCGTATTTATTCCAACGTCATTGTTTACTCAGCAAAGTTACGAACCACGTTTTTTAAACAGTAATGCCACTAATCAAATCGTGTCGAATATCTATGCCAACTATGATAATTCTTTTACTGAAAGTTATTTTGCTAACCTCAATAACTATATTGGTATTGGTCGCGGTTATGCTCGCGTGGATGCCAGAATCAATCAATATGAGCCAAAACTCACCCGAGCTGAATATATTTATGATTTCGACCGCTATACCGCAACGATTGGATTATCTGAGAGCCTAGACTCACAATCGCTTGCTAGCCAAAGTAGTTTGTTGTCTGGCGGCGAATTTACGGGGGTAAGCCTGGCTAAAACCAATAACTTACTGGTCAACACTCAGCGTGAGCAACAGATTATCTTTTATAGCCCATCATCAGGGTTACTGGAAGTATTGCGCAATGGAGAGGTGCTTTATCAGCAGTTTGTCAATGCTGGCCGTGGACAAATTAATTATGCTGTATTGCCCGTAGGCAGTTACAACGTTGATGTGGTCATTAAAGATAATGATACCGTGGTTTATAACAGTAAAGAGTTTATTTATAACCTCAATTTGAAAAACAGTCAGGCATTCTCACCCTATGCCCGTGTGGGGTCATTCTCTCAGAATGAGTCAAACTTCACCTTATTCGAGGCCGGTGCCAGCTGGCCTATCACTAATCATATTAATATGATTGCCAATGGCTATCTGCTCGATAACCGTGCTGGCTATTCATTAGGCGCCAATTACCAATATGAAAACTTTAGTTCTCGGCTGAAGTTCTCAATGACAGATAACGCCTATCAAACTGAGTTTGATGTGAACTACGGTTATCTGAATTTCAGGCTCACCGATAATCGTGGTTTTAATGACACGACGACAGATAATAATCAGGTCAATGAGGCTATTGGCTTACGAGATGGACTTATGGGCAATTTATCGTTGAACTACCCCATTTCATCGACATTGTCGATTTATGGTAATGGCTTTTACTCCACCTCGCCATTACAAGATAACGCTGTTTACAGTGGCTCTATTGGCCTAAATTACCAGCATAGCTCCGCCATTTCTGGCAGTGTCAGTTATGAAGCAAGTAATAATAATAATCAATTTGCAATCAATATCAGTATTCCATTTACCAGCTTCTTAAATAGTAATACTTCAGTGCGTGTATCTAAGCACAATGATATTCAAACATCACTGAACTATAACGATAAAATCAATGACAATTTGGCCCTCAGTATGTCCAGCTCTGCGCGTTATATTGATAGCAGCGAGCATCATCTTAATAAAACATTCACCGCCGCACTCACCAATAATACCGATTATTATTCTGGCTCTGTGCGTTATAACACCTATGACGGTCAATCGGGTTATGGTGTGAACTTTAGTACCACCCAATTTATTAATTCACGCGGGTTATTTTACAGCAACAATCAATACAGTAAGTCAGCTATCTATATCGATAATCGCTTAAATAAGGTTGGGGATATTGGCAATATCAATTTATACAATGTCGAGCAGCAATATTACTCACAACATGATATTGACACTGATAAGATGATTTATCTCGATGGCTATGACCAATATAAAGTGAAGTACCAATTCGATAAACCTAACCAATATTTCATGGGGGCATCACTCGACGAGCAGGCTACCGTCGATTTATTACCCGGAAAAGTGATGATAATTGATGTAGATATTACCTCATCGAGCCAATTAACAGTCATAGCCCCAACCTACAAAGGGAGCATGCAATGTCGCGGTGAGGCGTGTTTAAGCACATCAGAAATTAAAACGGGTGTATATAAAATGACGGTAAAACCCAACATGCCATTTGATGTCATCATCGGCGAGCAACGTTGCTGGCAAGGCGCACTGAAAGTTGATACTAATCGTGCTGTTATCTGTGGAGGTCAATCATGA
- a CDS encoding EAL domain-containing protein: MMNDTNNYIEIKMALSQLQSDIINCIMAGHYEEFKILEFLYHKEITALTHINYFPADNHNYITADNLLYMHLKTAIASRKIKPYIQPIVDNNKQIIGGEVLARWMGKDNLISPSYFIPLMEDMGLLVEMTASLLEQLIAAPYQYPKKTRLSINITEEVLIDETILCYINVLSASFIIILEITETSNFSYSTEIINIMHKLQLQGVKFALDDFGIGYSTLASFNQYPFDIIKIDRSFIENIVTSRKLQLTVLNIAQLCQLFNIIAVAEGVETQAQEDYLRSININHYQGYLYSLPRHFEEYLLMISTMNNEQSTANADIIHAP; this comes from the coding sequence ATGATGAACGACACTAATAATTATATTGAAATAAAAATGGCACTTAGTCAATTACAGTCTGATATTATCAACTGTATTATGGCGGGCCATTACGAAGAGTTCAAAATATTAGAATTTCTCTATCATAAAGAAATAACAGCATTAACCCACATTAACTATTTTCCCGCTGATAATCACAATTATATCACCGCTGACAATTTATTGTATATGCACCTTAAAACGGCCATTGCCAGTAGAAAAATCAAACCTTACATTCAACCTATTGTTGATAATAATAAACAAATAATAGGCGGTGAAGTCTTAGCTCGCTGGATGGGAAAGGACAATTTAATCAGTCCAAGTTATTTTATTCCATTGATGGAGGATATGGGACTATTGGTTGAAATGACGGCCAGTTTACTGGAGCAATTAATTGCAGCACCCTATCAATATCCGAAGAAAACGAGATTAAGTATTAACATAACTGAAGAAGTATTAATCGATGAGACAATATTATGTTATATTAACGTACTATCAGCCTCATTCATCATCATCTTAGAGATAACTGAAACCAGTAATTTCAGCTATTCAACAGAAATAATTAATATTATGCATAAGCTACAATTGCAAGGGGTGAAATTTGCATTGGATGATTTTGGTATAGGGTATTCAACCCTCGCCAGTTTTAATCAATATCCCTTTGATATAATAAAAATAGACCGCTCTTTTATCGAAAATATTGTCACTAGCCGTAAGCTACAATTGACTGTGCTCAATATCGCCCAACTTTGCCAACTTTTTAATATTATAGCTGTAGCAGAAGGCGTTGAAACACAAGCGCAAGAAGATTATTTACGATCCATTAATATTAATCATTATCAAGGTTATCTGTACAGCCTTCCACGCCATTTTGAAGAATATTTATTAATGATATCGACAATGAACAATGAACAATCAACTGCCAATGCCGATATAATTCATGCCCCCTGA